The following is a genomic window from Actinomadura sp. WMMB 499.
CGCTGGGGAGCCGCCCGCACCGGACGCGCGACAACAGCCGCAACGTCGCCGCGCTGGCACCCCTGTCGGTCGGCGGGTCGTGGCACAACAACCATCACGCCCGGCCGTCGCTGGCGCACAACCGGCACACGTTCTGGCAGCTCGACGTCACCGGGGCGTTCATCAGCCTGCTGGAGGCCCTGCGCCTGGTCTCCCACGTCCGCCGGCCCCGGCAGGGCAGCCGGGCCGAACCGAGGAGCTAGTTCCATGGCAACCTTGACCGCGCCGCCGGATGCGGCCATCGTCAAGCTCGACCGAGGCAGCGCCCGGATCAAGTGGATCACGGCGTTCGCCATGATGACGCTGCCCGGCCTCGGGACGGCCGCCGCCGCCGTCCTGCTGTGGCAGGGCATGTTCACCGCGACGGACCTGTGGCTGTTCGCCGGGATGTACTTCGTGCACATGTTCGGCATCACGATCGGGTTCCACCGGTACCTCGCGCACAAGGCGTTCAAGACGTCCCGGTTCTTCGAGGGCGTGCTGATGATCGCCGGGTCGATGGGCGGCCAGGGGCCCATCATGTACTGGGTCACCACGCACCGCCGCCACCACCGTTTCAGCGACCGGGACGGCGATCCCCACTCGCCGAACCTGGCGGGGGAGGGGCTCGCGGCCAAGCTGCGGGGCCTGTGGTGGGCGCACATGCCGTGGATGCTCAGCGACGAGAGTTCGAGCTGGCGGTTCTGGGCACCCGACGTCCTGCGGGACCGCCGGCTGTTCTTCTACCACCGGACCTACCAGCTGTGGATGGTCGCCGGGCTGGCCCTGCCCGCCCTGATCGGCTTCGCCGTCGAGGGGACGGCCATGGCCGCGCTGACCGGGTTCGTCTTCGGCGGCCTCGCCCGGATGTTCGTGGCGAACCAGGCGGCCTGGTGCGTCGGGTCCCTCAGCCACATGATCGGCGGACGCCCGTTCGACAACGGCGACCGCAGCGCCAACAACTGGCCCGTCGCCGTCTTCACCTTCGGCGAGGGACTGCAAAACAACCACCACGCCTTCCCCGGTTCCTACCGGCACGCCGTCCGGGCCTGGGAGCCCGACCTCAGCGGCTGGGTGCTGACGGCCCTCGGCCGGCTCCGGGTCGTCCGGGCCTTGCGGCAGCCGGACGCCGCCACGATCGCCGCCCGCCGCGCCCGCGGCCCCCGCTCCTGACCCCGCCCGATCCCGAGCCCGCACGTTCCTGAGCCCGCACGTTCCTGAACACCGCGTATGTCCTCAAGTCCCTGAGCCCGCATGTCCAGCACGTCTCACGGAGAGTGATCGAACATGTTCAAGCGCACCAAGAAGGCGCGGCCGCTCGACGGCCCGCTGAGCGCCGAGTCGCTCCGCGCCTGGCTCATCGAGCACCTGGCGGAACGCGTCGGCGCGGCGCCCGCCGACATCGACACCGGCAAGTCGTTCGAGGCCTACGGGCTGGACTCCCGCGTGGCGGTCCAGGTGTCCGGCGCGCTGGAGAAGATCGTCGAGCGGCGGCTGTCCCCGGGCCTGCTCTACGAGCACCAGACCATCGACGACCTGAGCGCCCACCTCGCCAGCGAGCTGCACCTGGCCGAGCGGGCCTGAGCGCGGAAGGAGACCGGCGACCATGTCCGCCTTCAGTTTCCCGTCCGCCCCCGGAGAGCGGTTCGAGGATTTCCTGCGCAAGTCCGACCAGATCAAGGACGAGCGGCTCGCGGGGGCCATCCCGCGCGAGTACTTCACCCCGCGCGTGGGGCGCGGCCTGCTCGGCTTCGCCGTCAGCTGGGGCCTGTACATCGGCGCGATCGTCGCGATGGCGTTCGCCCCGCACTGGCTGCTGTACCTCCCGCTGCTCGTCGTCGCGGGCCTCGGCGGCTGGGGGCTGCACTGCATCGCGCACGACTGCGGGCACGGGTCGTTCTCGCGGTCCCGCAAACTCAACGTCGCGATCGGGCACGTCTCCCTGCTGCCGCTGATCTACCCGTTCCACGCGTGGCGGCACGTGCACAACCTGCACCACGCCAACACCAACAACCTCGAGCTGGACACCGACTGGAAGCCGATGCCGGCCGCGATGTACGCGCGGATGCCGCTGCGGCAGAGGCTGATCTACCACGGCACCCGAACCTGGGCGTTCTGGGGCGGGACGATCAACTACTGGCGGGAGTCGGGGTTCCGTCCGTCGTTCTTCCCGAAGCGGGAGATGCGGCGCGAGGTGCGGCGCTCGATCGCGTTCGTGGCCGTCGCGTCCGTCCTTTACTTCCCGCCGCTGATCTACTTCACCGGGGTCAAGGGCCTCCTGCTGTACTTCGTCGCGCCGTGGGTGGCCACCCACGCGTGGTTCAGCGCGACGACGCTGATGCACCACAGCGCGTCCGACGTCCCCTACCTGACCTCCGAGCACTGGACGAAGAACGCGGGACGGCTGCTGCTGACGACGGACTACCGCTACCCGCGCTGGCTGCTGTTCCTCACGCACAACATCTCCGTGCACACCGCGCACCACGTCGCCCCTCCCGTCCCCTTCTACAACCTGCCGAAGGCGCAGGAGGCGCTGAAGCGCGCGTATCCGGGCATGGTGCGCGAGCGGGACCTGAAGGCGCGGCACCTGTGGCAGATCATCCGCCGCCTGCACTTCTACGACACCGAGTCGGGCTTCTACACCGACTTCGGCAAGTCGCAGGTCCCGCCCGGGGACGGGGAGCGCCCGCGGGAGCCCGCGACCGTCCGGGCCGCCTCGTGACGGGCCCGCGCGCACCGCTGCCCGTCCGGCGCCTCGGCTACGCGGCGTTCGGCGCGCTCGCCCCGGCGGCGGCGGGGCGGCGCGCGACCGACGCCTTCAGCACCACGCGGGCGCTCGGGCTCCGTCCCGACGACGTCGTCCCGCTGGGCGCCCGGCGCTTCCGGGTGGACGGCGACCCGGACGTCCGCGGCGGCTACGTGTGGGGCGAGGACGGCCCGGTCGCGCTCCTCGTGCACGGCTGGGGCATCGACAGCAGCAGCATGCAGGCGCTCGTCCCGCCGCTGCGGGCGCTCGGGTACCGGGTCGCGACGTTCGACGCGCCCGGGCACGGCGTCGCCGCCGGCTCGCAGGCCACGATGACGCAGTTCACCCGGGCGACCGGGGCGGTGCTGGACGCGCTCGG
Proteins encoded in this region:
- a CDS encoding acyl-CoA desaturase, which translates into the protein MATLTAPPDAAIVKLDRGSARIKWITAFAMMTLPGLGTAAAAVLLWQGMFTATDLWLFAGMYFVHMFGITIGFHRYLAHKAFKTSRFFEGVLMIAGSMGGQGPIMYWVTTHRRHHRFSDRDGDPHSPNLAGEGLAAKLRGLWWAHMPWMLSDESSSWRFWAPDVLRDRRLFFYHRTYQLWMVAGLALPALIGFAVEGTAMAALTGFVFGGLARMFVANQAAWCVGSLSHMIGGRPFDNGDRSANNWPVAVFTFGEGLQNNHHAFPGSYRHAVRAWEPDLSGWVLTALGRLRVVRALRQPDAATIAARRARGPRS
- a CDS encoding fatty acid desaturase — encoded protein: MSAFSFPSAPGERFEDFLRKSDQIKDERLAGAIPREYFTPRVGRGLLGFAVSWGLYIGAIVAMAFAPHWLLYLPLLVVAGLGGWGLHCIAHDCGHGSFSRSRKLNVAIGHVSLLPLIYPFHAWRHVHNLHHANTNNLELDTDWKPMPAAMYARMPLRQRLIYHGTRTWAFWGGTINYWRESGFRPSFFPKREMRREVRRSIAFVAVASVLYFPPLIYFTGVKGLLLYFVAPWVATHAWFSATTLMHHSASDVPYLTSEHWTKNAGRLLLTTDYRYPRWLLFLTHNISVHTAHHVAPPVPFYNLPKAQEALKRAYPGMVRERDLKARHLWQIIRRLHFYDTESGFYTDFGKSQVPPGDGERPREPATVRAAS
- a CDS encoding acyl carrier protein, which encodes MFKRTKKARPLDGPLSAESLRAWLIEHLAERVGAAPADIDTGKSFEAYGLDSRVAVQVSGALEKIVERRLSPGLLYEHQTIDDLSAHLASELHLAERA